In Providencia rettgeri, the following proteins share a genomic window:
- a CDS encoding fimbrial biogenesis chaperone, with amino-acid sequence MKLSTLFDIRTTVLAIALWFSTSAQAAVTLDRTRIIFDGTQQSINITIRNDNPELPYLAQSWLENDAEKKLETGPIIATPPIQRMEPKSTSLVRLSTSPEISQLPQDRESLFYYNLREIPPKSTEAGVLQIALQSRVKLFYRPESIVAESKKEWTKKISLTATSNGYQLHNPTGFYLTVIGLGNSQKQAEQSDFEAVMVAPQSTYNFKSAKFATPYLTYINDYGGKPSLAFKCQASQCSVTE; translated from the coding sequence ATGAAATTAAGCACCCTATTTGATATTCGAACCACCGTATTAGCTATCGCCTTGTGGTTTAGCACATCCGCTCAAGCTGCTGTCACGCTGGATCGTACCCGTATTATTTTTGATGGAACCCAGCAATCCATTAATATCACAATACGTAATGATAATCCTGAATTGCCTTATTTAGCGCAATCATGGTTAGAAAATGATGCTGAAAAAAAATTGGAAACTGGCCCTATTATTGCTACGCCACCAATTCAGCGTATGGAGCCAAAATCCACCAGCCTAGTGCGATTAAGTACTTCTCCTGAGATTAGTCAGCTACCTCAAGATAGAGAATCGTTATTTTACTATAACTTACGCGAAATCCCACCAAAGTCGACAGAGGCTGGAGTGCTGCAAATTGCGCTACAGAGTCGTGTAAAGCTATTTTATCGCCCAGAAAGTATCGTCGCCGAAAGTAAGAAAGAATGGACAAAAAAAATCTCATTAACAGCAACATCTAATGGTTATCAGCTCCATAACCCGACAGGCTTTTATCTTACTGTCATTGGTTTAGGTAACAGCCAAAAACAAGCTGAACAAAGTGATTTTGAAGCCGTTATGGTTGCACCACAATCGACGTATAACTTCAAATCAGCCAAATTTGCGACACCTTATCTAACTTATATCAATGATTATGGTGGAAAACCATCATTAGCATTCAAGTGCCAAGCATCACAATGTAGCGTGACTGAATGA
- a CDS encoding fimbria/pilus outer membrane usher protein: protein MAKFNIFHYLIIISYLSGVSAMASSVEFNTDMLDTEDTENIDFSQFSQAGFIMPGAYYLTLKVNNERLGNAQDIRVASSISAESTLFDIICLPSNTLSKLGLNDKGLQLVKYRDNDQCIDLSDLEGTTLNVDLSTLTLSLVLPQSYLEYTDPSWIPPTRWEDGVNGFLLDYTLTSSWTRQNSGSKETYLSVNGTTGLNISSWRLRADYQANYRKSSGNYNSQYSDAIVSRIFAYRSLTNIASLLTVGENYFYSSIFDSWQYTGLSLETDENMMPPKLTGYAPEIIGIAQTNATVIVKSRDRIVLETTVPAGPFQIQTLDSSIRGVLDVTVREETGEEQKFSITTAALPYLTRPGQIRYKFAAGKPRYNGRQLEGDLTASGEFSYGLNNIWSIYGGSILSKNYQALSAGFGRDLFTFGSLSFDVTQSHANLLNNTLTGRSYRLSYSKSFDEARTDITFAGYRFSDETYRTLQQTLDERRTGLASQAHKESYQVNINKYFDDFSLGGNYHYNTYWNSQAEEQYGAYLNTALNLPSIGFKNLNVTASITRSQRAEYRDDAINLYISVPLTFGSSLSFSEGYSRDRSGNRSATHNVGYSNYSEQRNYNLNIGYQTGQYQNDQMNFSGYLNQNFPSASLSANASYVPNQYHSVGGSINGGVTLIKEGITMHQAAYGGTRLVVETPGVSNVPLTGGVYKTNRFGLATLPNVSSYRKTTASINTSQLPNNIEALETVTDATLTRGAIGYRRLNVIQGQKTFARLKLADGSYPPFGASVRNKNNIELGIVGEQGIVWIIGVMPEELLNIYWGNKQRCTTQIPDVIHIQDIYPTLICR from the coding sequence ATGGCTAAATTTAATATTTTTCACTATTTAATTATTATCTCCTATCTATCTGGTGTCTCTGCTATGGCCTCTTCTGTAGAGTTTAATACCGATATGCTAGATACTGAAGATACTGAGAATATTGACTTTAGCCAATTTTCTCAGGCTGGATTTATTATGCCTGGTGCTTACTACTTAACCCTTAAAGTTAATAATGAGCGCTTAGGTAATGCACAAGATATTCGGGTCGCCTCTTCAATATCAGCAGAAAGTACTCTATTTGATATCATCTGTTTACCATCTAACACACTAAGTAAATTAGGATTAAATGATAAAGGATTACAATTAGTTAAATATCGCGACAATGATCAATGTATAGACTTATCAGATTTAGAAGGAACAACTTTAAATGTTGATTTATCAACATTAACACTCTCGTTAGTATTACCCCAAAGCTACTTAGAGTACACCGACCCAAGCTGGATCCCACCAACCCGTTGGGAAGATGGGGTTAATGGCTTTTTACTTGATTACACATTAACAAGCTCTTGGACTCGCCAGAATAGTGGCTCCAAAGAAACTTATCTTTCTGTTAATGGTACAACTGGATTGAATATAAGTTCATGGCGACTTAGAGCTGACTACCAAGCTAACTATAGGAAATCATCTGGTAATTATAATAGCCAATATAGTGATGCTATCGTCAGCCGTATTTTTGCGTATCGATCATTAACCAATATTGCGTCGCTTTTAACGGTGGGTGAAAACTATTTTTACTCTTCTATTTTTGACTCATGGCAATATACCGGTTTATCGTTAGAAACCGATGAAAATATGATGCCCCCTAAATTAACAGGGTATGCACCTGAAATTATTGGTATTGCACAAACCAATGCAACCGTAATTGTCAAAAGCCGTGATCGTATCGTATTAGAAACTACGGTTCCCGCAGGTCCGTTCCAAATCCAAACATTGGACAGCTCTATTCGTGGAGTCCTCGATGTCACTGTACGCGAAGAAACCGGTGAAGAACAGAAATTCAGTATAACCACTGCGGCTTTGCCTTACTTAACACGCCCAGGGCAAATCCGTTACAAATTTGCAGCAGGTAAACCGCGTTACAATGGCCGCCAACTTGAGGGAGATCTCACCGCCTCTGGTGAGTTTTCATATGGGCTAAATAATATTTGGTCTATTTATGGTGGTTCTATTTTATCCAAAAACTACCAAGCACTCTCTGCAGGTTTTGGTCGTGACCTATTTACTTTTGGGAGCCTATCATTTGATGTCACGCAATCCCATGCTAATTTATTAAATAACACTCTAACAGGACGCAGTTATCGCCTAAGTTATTCAAAATCTTTTGATGAGGCAAGAACTGATATTACCTTTGCTGGCTATCGGTTCTCTGATGAAACTTACCGTACTTTGCAACAAACACTCGATGAGCGTCGCACCGGCTTAGCCTCTCAAGCCCATAAAGAGAGCTATCAGGTCAATATTAATAAATATTTTGATGATTTTTCTCTTGGTGGAAACTACCACTACAACACCTATTGGAATAGCCAAGCTGAAGAGCAATACGGTGCTTATTTAAATACAGCATTAAACTTACCATCAATTGGGTTCAAAAACTTAAACGTAACAGCATCAATAACACGATCTCAGCGAGCAGAATATCGAGATGATGCAATTAATTTATATATTTCGGTTCCCTTGACGTTTGGTAGTAGTTTAAGTTTTTCTGAAGGTTATTCTCGAGATAGAAGTGGAAATCGTTCTGCAACTCATAATGTGGGCTATAGCAACTACAGTGAACAACGTAACTATAATCTAAATATAGGTTACCAAACTGGACAATACCAAAATGACCAGATGAACTTTAGTGGCTACCTAAATCAAAATTTTCCATCAGCTTCATTATCTGCCAATGCCAGCTATGTACCAAACCAATATCACAGTGTTGGAGGGTCAATTAATGGTGGGGTTACCCTAATAAAAGAAGGTATCACCATGCATCAAGCAGCATATGGAGGAACTCGTCTAGTTGTGGAAACACCTGGGGTCAGTAATGTGCCATTAACTGGTGGTGTATATAAAACTAACCGCTTTGGGTTAGCTACTCTACCGAATGTGAGTAGCTACAGGAAAACAACCGCATCGATTAATACCAGCCAATTGCCCAACAATATTGAAGCTCTGGAAACGGTAACGGACGCCACGTTAACTCGCGGTGCAATCGGTTATCGCCGCTTGAATGTCATCCAAGGACAAAAAACATTTGCTCGATTAAAACTCGCTGATGGTTCTTACCCTCCTTTTGGTGCCAGCGTGCGTAATAAAAATAACATTGAGCTTGGGATAGTTGGAGAACAAGGCATTGTTTGGATAATTGGTGTAATGCCTGAAGAGTTACTCAATATTTATTGGGGAAATAAACAGAGATGTACTACACAAATTCCAGATGTCATTCATATACAAGATATCTATCCAACATTAATTTGTCGTTAA
- a CDS encoding fimbrial protein yields MKKIYLLWITLFANYTSAYIENIESNDFRGEAFLKGNIVSSPCSIGTDSQYQYIDYNSASTNTTNTDEKKTETRKPFNIKLNDCISKFNNNKGMNIKFFAPQDSRMDAIKLSGPKTGVLLYIYDEKNNLLPPNKSYSISNSSIYFDEKTKTSFLKYETEINTLDNEAEPGDYFTIIKFNITYD; encoded by the coding sequence ATGAAAAAAATATATCTTTTATGGATAACTTTGTTCGCTAATTATACTTCTGCCTATATAGAAAATATAGAAAGTAATGATTTTCGCGGTGAAGCATTTTTGAAAGGAAATATTGTTTCATCTCCATGCTCTATAGGAACAGATAGTCAATATCAATATATTGATTATAACTCAGCATCTACAAATACAACCAATACTGACGAAAAAAAAACAGAAACAAGAAAGCCTTTTAATATTAAGTTAAATGACTGTATTAGTAAATTTAATAATAACAAAGGAATGAACATTAAATTTTTTGCGCCACAAGACTCACGTATGGACGCAATTAAACTATCGGGACCAAAAACTGGTGTGTTACTTTATATTTATGATGAAAAAAATAATTTATTACCTCCAAACAAATCATATTCCATTTCAAATAGCTCAATCTATTTTGATGAAAAAACAAAAACCAGTTTTTTAAAATATGAAACAGAAATAAACACCCTAGATAATGAAGCTGAACCTGGTGATTATTTTACCATTATTAAATTTAATATAACTTACGACTAA
- a CDS encoding fimbrial protein, with protein MKLNKISIAFLFAASTISTSTLANGYGGELHFSGQVVNSPCNIESESVKQEIPFGQLSRASLEAGNAAEKNISIKLKECNFDEFSKDKDSNWVAVKDIKITFGGKSYVGANKEFLGTTGTASNVGIQIKDFKFDEAKSVMSQIRNKKGENVLEFTALAKRIDTATAVTEGEFNSIADFKITYE; from the coding sequence ATGAAATTGAATAAAATTTCTATTGCTTTTTTATTTGCTGCTTCAACTATATCTACTTCCACTTTAGCTAATGGCTACGGTGGTGAATTACACTTTAGCGGGCAAGTTGTAAACTCACCATGTAATATTGAATCTGAAAGTGTAAAACAAGAAATTCCTTTTGGACAACTTTCTCGTGCTTCATTAGAAGCTGGTAATGCCGCTGAAAAAAATATCTCTATCAAATTAAAAGAATGTAACTTTGATGAATTCAGTAAAGATAAAGACAGTAACTGGGTCGCTGTTAAGGATATCAAAATTACCTTTGGCGGGAAAAGTTATGTAGGTGCTAATAAGGAATTTTTAGGTACTACAGGTACAGCAAGTAACGTAGGCATTCAAATCAAGGATTTTAAATTTGATGAAGCTAAATCAGTTATGAGTCAAATCCGTAATAAAAAAGGTGAAAACGTTTTAGAATTTACCGCATTAGCAAAACGTATTGATACTGCAACAGCAGTAACAGAAGGTGAATTCAACTCTATTGCTGACTTTAAAATTACTTACGAATAA
- a CDS encoding winged helix-turn-helix domain-containing protein has product MNYLINNHINYDSHQGLLYTDDINDALKLTTTLNRLLLVLVQNNHDIVDRETILRRVWEEHNQVVSDNNLNSSVSVLRRHLSSFSDDEIITTVPKVGFKFSAGLKIENGREEINDNSDELLFTTDLEITPSSEMLEGTQTQAAGNKKNYMLNNRYVEISLIGLIIFCLLYLFKSYFFASRTEYPEVGRIDQCSIRYINSYHKPDTTTISFETIQNELTKLDIDCKKSATVFYYNVGIIANDKNLYDNFLFLSYCPTVPKDNTTVSCENFYVR; this is encoded by the coding sequence ATGAACTATTTGATTAATAATCATATTAATTATGACAGTCATCAGGGGCTGTTATATACCGACGATATTAATGATGCCTTAAAGCTAACGACCACGCTAAATCGCTTGTTATTAGTTTTAGTGCAAAACAACCATGATATCGTTGACCGAGAAACCATATTACGCAGGGTTTGGGAGGAACATAACCAAGTTGTCTCTGATAATAACCTAAATAGTAGTGTTTCTGTACTCAGACGCCATTTATCATCTTTTTCTGATGATGAAATTATCACAACTGTACCTAAAGTTGGGTTTAAATTTTCTGCTGGCCTAAAAATTGAGAATGGGCGTGAGGAAATAAATGATAATAGTGATGAATTATTATTTACTACTGACTTGGAAATAACCCCTTCATCGGAAATGCTCGAAGGTACTCAAACCCAAGCGGCTGGAAATAAAAAAAACTACATGTTAAATAACCGATATGTTGAAATTTCACTTATTGGACTCATTATTTTCTGCTTATTATACCTATTTAAAAGTTATTTCTTTGCAAGCCGAACAGAATATCCTGAAGTTGGTCGTATCGATCAATGCAGTATCCGCTACATAAATAGTTATCATAAGCCAGACACCACAACAATCAGCTTTGAAACAATTCAAAATGAACTAACTAAGCTAGATATCGACTGTAAAAAATCGGCAACGGTTTTTTATTATAATGTAGGCATTATTGCCAATGATAAAAATTTATATGATAACTTTTTGTTTTTATCATACTGCCCTACTGTACCTAAAGATAACACAACTGTGAGCTGTGAGAATTTTTATGTCAGATAA
- the hpaC gene encoding 4-hydroxyphenylacetate 3-monooxygenase, reductase component: MSLENEHRLRFRDAMASLGAAVNIVTTDGAEGRCGITATAVCSVTDTPPTLMVCVNRNSAMNAVFQKNGRLCVNVLSHEQEDLACHFAGMKGSTMEERFGWSVWESGILQQPLLKNALANLEGEITQVQDIGTHSVYMVEMKQIIVRDEGHGLVYFKRRFHPVMHQILEPTA, encoded by the coding sequence ATGTCTTTAGAAAATGAACATCGCCTGCGTTTCAGAGATGCGATGGCAAGTCTTGGTGCAGCAGTCAATATCGTCACCACGGATGGGGCTGAGGGTCGCTGTGGAATCACAGCTACCGCAGTCTGTTCAGTTACAGATACGCCACCCACTTTGATGGTCTGTGTTAACCGCAATAGCGCTATGAATGCGGTATTTCAAAAGAATGGCCGCCTGTGTGTCAACGTGCTAAGCCATGAACAAGAAGACCTCGCATGCCATTTCGCAGGCATGAAAGGTTCAACGATGGAAGAGCGTTTCGGCTGGAGTGTATGGGAAAGTGGTATTTTACAGCAACCCCTGTTAAAAAATGCCCTTGCCAACCTTGAAGGTGAGATCACACAAGTTCAAGATATTGGCACGCATTCTGTCTATATGGTTGAAATGAAACAAATCATTGTACGTGATGAAGGCCATGGCTTAGTCTATTTCAAACGTAGATTCCACCCTGTTATGCACCAAATACTTGAGCCAACCGCTTAA
- the hpaB gene encoding 4-hydroxyphenylacetate 3-monooxygenase, oxygenase component, with the protein MKPEDFRSDAKRPFNGQEYLKSLQDGREIYIYGERVKDVTTHPAFRNSAASIGQLYDALHDKTTHDQLCWNTDTGNGGYTHKFFRFAKSADELRQQRDAIADWSRQSYGWMGRTPDYKAAFASCLGANPEYYGQFADNARNWYKRIQESGLYFNHAIVNPPIDRHKPADEVKDVYIKLEKETDAGIIVSGAKVVATNSALTHYNFIGFGSAQVMGDNPDFALMFVAPMDADGVKLISRASYELVAGATGAPFDYPLSSRFDENDAILVMDHVLIPWENVLIYRDFDRARNWAVQGGFARLFPLQACVRLAVKLDFITGLLQKSLECTGVIDFRGVQADLGEVVAWRNLFWSLTDAMTSEAQAWEGGAYLPDTQAIQTYRVMAPMAYTKIKNIIESNVTSGLIYLPSSVRDMNNPEIDKYLAKYVRGSNGMDHVERIKILKLMWDAIGSEFGGRHELYEINYAGSQDEIRLQCLRHAYGSGNMKAMTDMVDRCLSDYDQHGWKRPHLHNNNDINQLDSLLK; encoded by the coding sequence ATGAAACCAGAAGATTTTCGTTCCGATGCTAAACGCCCTTTTAATGGCCAAGAATATTTAAAAAGCTTACAAGATGGCCGCGAAATCTATATTTATGGCGAGCGCGTAAAAGACGTCACCACTCACCCTGCTTTTCGTAATTCAGCTGCTTCTATAGGACAATTATATGATGCGCTTCATGATAAAACGACTCATGACCAACTTTGCTGGAACACCGACACAGGCAACGGTGGATACACTCACAAATTCTTCCGCTTCGCTAAAAGTGCCGATGAACTGCGCCAACAGCGTGACGCTATCGCAGATTGGTCACGTCAGAGCTACGGATGGATGGGACGCACTCCAGACTATAAGGCGGCATTCGCCAGCTGTTTAGGTGCAAACCCTGAATATTATGGTCAATTTGCAGATAACGCGCGCAATTGGTACAAGCGCATTCAAGAAAGCGGCCTGTACTTTAACCATGCGATTGTTAACCCGCCAATCGACCGCCATAAGCCTGCTGATGAAGTGAAAGATGTTTATATCAAACTCGAAAAAGAAACAGATGCAGGGATTATTGTCAGTGGAGCCAAAGTCGTTGCGACTAACTCGGCATTGACGCATTACAATTTTATCGGTTTTGGTTCCGCACAAGTGATGGGCGATAACCCTGACTTTGCCCTGATGTTTGTTGCACCAATGGATGCAGATGGCGTGAAGTTAATCTCACGTGCATCTTATGAATTAGTGGCTGGTGCCACTGGCGCACCATTTGATTACCCATTATCAAGCCGTTTCGATGAGAATGATGCCATTCTCGTTATGGATCACGTGTTAATCCCATGGGAAAACGTGCTAATTTATCGTGATTTCGACCGTGCACGTAATTGGGCAGTTCAAGGTGGTTTTGCACGTTTATTCCCATTACAAGCTTGTGTCCGCTTAGCGGTTAAATTAGACTTCATTACCGGATTGTTACAAAAAAGTTTAGAATGTACAGGTGTTATTGATTTCCGTGGTGTACAGGCCGATCTCGGTGAAGTGGTCGCGTGGCGCAATCTGTTCTGGTCATTAACCGATGCAATGACCTCTGAAGCGCAAGCATGGGAAGGCGGTGCTTATCTACCAGATACACAAGCCATCCAAACTTACCGTGTTATGGCACCAATGGCTTACACCAAAATCAAGAATATCATTGAAAGTAACGTGACAAGTGGCCTGATTTACCTACCATCAAGCGTTCGTGATATGAATAATCCAGAAATTGATAAGTATTTAGCTAAATATGTTCGCGGCTCTAATGGGATGGATCACGTTGAACGTATCAAGATCCTTAAACTTATGTGGGATGCAATCGGTAGTGAATTTGGTGGCCGCCACGAACTGTATGAAATTAACTACGCAGGGAGCCAAGATGAAATTCGCCTGCAATGTCTGCGTCATGCATACGGTTCTGGCAATATGAAAGCCATGACAGATATGGTTGATCGCTGTTTATCAGACTACGATCAACACGGATGGAAACGTCCACACCTGCATAACAACAATGATATTAATCAGTTAGATTCGCTGCTGAAATAA
- the hpaA gene encoding 4-hydroxyphenylacetate catabolism regulatory protein HpaA has translation MKGNSTLITNIDISTDYDETQGTDDVHYQTFGNMAAFFGRDMQAHRHDGFFQLHYLVTGHITLQLDESRYSVQAPLFILTPPSVAHAFFTQEDTDGHVLTVRQDLITPLLGSLYPANPDLVDIPAICLSVADKPDDIDTFNHYWALMARESANNYIGKDQALASLAQALFTFLLRSIPLDEHPTTGVRGEHRLFQRFNQLIDLHYHEHLAVPEYAKKLDVTESRLKDMCRRFANRPPKRLIFDRILREAKRMLLFSDSPVSEIAYQLGFKDPAYFARFFNRLVGCSPSLWREQNIH, from the coding sequence ATGAAGGGTAACTCAACTTTAATTACGAATATTGACATCAGTACAGACTACGACGAAACCCAAGGCACCGACGACGTCCATTACCAAACCTTTGGCAATATGGCGGCCTTCTTTGGTCGTGATATGCAAGCGCATCGCCATGACGGTTTCTTCCAATTGCACTATTTGGTTACGGGCCATATTACTTTGCAGCTCGATGAGTCGCGCTATTCCGTTCAAGCCCCATTATTTATTCTTACGCCTCCATCCGTTGCCCATGCATTTTTCACTCAAGAAGACACTGATGGCCATGTATTAACCGTAAGACAGGATTTAATTACGCCATTACTGGGGTCGTTATACCCAGCAAATCCCGACTTAGTGGATATTCCAGCTATATGTTTATCTGTTGCTGATAAACCTGATGATATCGATACCTTTAACCATTACTGGGCATTGATGGCACGTGAATCGGCTAATAACTATATAGGTAAAGACCAAGCCCTCGCTTCTTTAGCCCAAGCGTTATTTACGTTTCTGCTGCGCTCGATTCCACTTGATGAACACCCAACAACGGGGGTTAGAGGCGAACATCGTCTATTCCAGCGGTTTAATCAGCTTATTGACTTGCATTATCATGAACACCTTGCAGTACCTGAATATGCCAAAAAACTTGATGTCACAGAGTCACGCCTTAAAGATATGTGCCGGCGGTTTGCTAACCGGCCACCGAAAAGATTGATTTTTGACCGAATATTACGTGAAGCTAAACGAATGTTGTTATTTTCCGATAGCCCTGTTTCTGAGATTGCTTACCAACTCGGTTTCAAAGACCCCGCCTATTTTGCGCGGTTTTTTAACCGGTTAGTCGGGTGCTCTCCGAGCCTATGGCGAGAACAAAATATTCATTAA
- the hpaX gene encoding 4-hydroxyphenylacetate permease: protein MSNQQLASTNPAEQHKNLTEPQQRVINKLFKRLIVFLFVLFVFSFLDRINIGFAGLTMGKDIGLTSTMFGLAATLFYATYVIFGIPSNIMLGIVGARRWIATIMVLWGIASTATMFATGPTSLYVLRMLVGVAEAGFLPGILVYLTYWFPAYFRARANALFMIAMPVTMAFGSLASGYILGMDGILNLKGWQWLFLLEGFPSVILGVLVWFYLDDSPKKAKWLTQEDKDTLQEMMDQDQLELVQPHGSKSHTALQNKSLWKEIFTPVILMYTVAYFCLTNTLSAINIWTPQIMQSFNEGSSNAMIGLLTAIPQFCTILGMIYWSRRSDRLQERKMHTALPYLFAAAGWVLAAMTSHPVIQLIGIIMASTGSFTAMAVFWTTPDQSISLRARAIGIAVINATGNIGSAVSPLLIGWLKDQTGSFNSGLYFVAGLLVVGALLVIAIPMKNSRPRATP, encoded by the coding sequence ATGAGTAATCAACAACTTGCAAGCACTAACCCTGCTGAACAACATAAAAATTTAACCGAGCCGCAGCAACGGGTAATTAATAAATTATTTAAACGTTTGATTGTTTTTTTATTTGTGCTATTTGTTTTTTCCTTCTTAGACCGTATTAATATTGGCTTTGCGGGTCTAACCATGGGGAAAGACATCGGTCTAACGTCCACCATGTTCGGCTTAGCGGCTACCTTGTTTTACGCCACTTACGTGATTTTTGGTATTCCCAGTAACATTATGTTGGGGATTGTTGGCGCTCGCCGTTGGATAGCCACCATCATGGTACTTTGGGGGATCGCATCTACGGCTACCATGTTTGCCACAGGGCCAACGAGCTTATACGTCCTGCGGATGTTAGTGGGAGTCGCAGAGGCGGGCTTCCTACCTGGGATTTTAGTTTATCTGACTTACTGGTTCCCGGCCTATTTCCGCGCTCGTGCTAATGCTTTGTTTATGATTGCGATGCCTGTCACCATGGCATTCGGTTCACTCGCATCCGGTTATATTCTAGGTATGGATGGCATTTTAAACCTAAAAGGTTGGCAATGGCTGTTCCTGCTGGAAGGCTTCCCATCCGTGATCCTCGGTGTGTTGGTTTGGTTCTACCTTGATGATTCGCCAAAGAAAGCCAAATGGCTGACCCAAGAAGACAAAGACACACTGCAAGAAATGATGGACCAAGATCAGCTAGAGCTTGTGCAGCCGCATGGCTCCAAAAGCCATACCGCATTGCAGAACAAAAGCTTATGGAAAGAAATTTTCACCCCAGTGATCTTGATGTACACCGTTGCTTATTTCTGTTTAACCAATACATTAAGTGCGATTAATATTTGGACACCGCAGATCATGCAAAGCTTCAATGAAGGCAGTAGTAATGCCATGATTGGGCTATTAACCGCTATCCCACAATTTTGTACTATTCTCGGGATGATCTATTGGAGTCGTCGCTCTGATAGATTACAAGAACGGAAAATGCATACCGCTTTACCGTATTTATTTGCGGCTGCCGGCTGGGTTCTCGCTGCGATGACAAGCCATCCCGTCATTCAATTAATTGGTATTATTATGGCCTCAACGGGTTCATTTACTGCGATGGCCGTGTTCTGGACAACCCCAGACCAATCAATCAGTTTACGTGCTCGTGCCATCGGTATTGCGGTTATCAACGCAACGGGTAATATAGGTTCTGCCGTCAGTCCACTGTTAATTGGTTGGCTAAAAGACCAAACCGGTAGCTTTAACTCAGGCCTCTATTTTGTGGCTGGTTTGCTGGTGGTCGGCGCGCTGTTAGTCATTGCTATCCCAATGAAAAACTCAAGACCAAGGGCAACACCTTAA
- the hpaI gene encoding 4-hydroxy-2-oxoheptanedioate aldolase: MDILENKFKKALKSGQPQIGLWLGLCSPYSAELLAGAGFDWLLIDGEHAPNNVQTTLSQLQAIAPYPSQPVVRPPWNDPVIIKQLLDIGAQTLLLPMVQNAEQAKQAVRATRYPPAGIRGVGSALARASRWNRVPNYLTRANDEMCVIVQVETREAMNNLPEILKVEGVDGVFIGPADLSADMGFSGNPNHPEVKAAIEKAILQIREAGLAPGILMAAPDVAEHYLKLGALFVAVGVDTTLLARTAEALAAKFGKTVSEVTSSTPSVY, from the coding sequence ATGGATATTTTAGAAAATAAATTTAAAAAAGCGCTAAAAAGTGGGCAACCACAAATTGGTTTATGGCTTGGCTTGTGCAGCCCATATAGTGCTGAGTTACTTGCTGGTGCAGGCTTTGACTGGTTACTAATTGATGGTGAACATGCACCAAATAATGTGCAAACGACATTATCTCAATTACAAGCGATTGCTCCCTACCCTTCACAACCCGTGGTACGCCCACCTTGGAATGATCCGGTCATTATTAAGCAATTACTGGATATTGGCGCACAAACGTTGTTGCTGCCAATGGTACAAAACGCAGAGCAAGCCAAACAAGCGGTACGCGCAACACGCTATCCACCAGCGGGTATACGCGGTGTCGGCAGTGCTTTAGCACGTGCTTCCCGTTGGAACCGAGTGCCTAATTATTTAACCCGTGCCAATGATGAAATGTGTGTGATAGTACAGGTTGAAACTCGTGAAGCCATGAATAACCTTCCCGAGATCCTAAAAGTTGAAGGCGTCGATGGTGTGTTTATCGGCCCTGCAGATCTTAGTGCGGATATGGGCTTTTCAGGGAACCCTAACCACCCTGAAGTCAAAGCCGCAATCGAAAAGGCAATTTTACAAATTCGTGAGGCTGGCTTGGCACCCGGTATTTTGATGGCAGCCCCAGATGTGGCTGAACATTATCTGAAACTCGGCGCACTATTTGTTGCCGTCGGGGTTGATACCACGCTACTGGCTCGTACCGCAGAAGCGCTAGCCGCAAAGTTTGGTAAAACCGTCTCAGAGGTGACTTCAAGTACACCAAGCGTTTATTAA